In the genome of Candidatus Woesearchaeota archaeon, one region contains:
- a CDS encoding signal peptidase I, whose translation MAWGLFKGHVLIYLVVVSAVALGWIGHSLYLDFSASSDENVIVPGQDGVLEKVNNFLTFSSSEIMSPNDHITEEQIRVYDDRVVLDVDDPVWSSFTDTNSMDPLLDVGANGIEIKPDSEEDIHVGDVISYRSGNGVVIHRVIAIENDEFGVYYVVKGDNNPIPDKEKVRFDDVQGILVAVVY comes from the coding sequence ATGGCTTGGGGTTTATTTAAGGGGCATGTATTGATCTATTTGGTTGTTGTTTCAGCTGTCGCTCTTGGCTGGATTGGACACTCCTTATATCTTGATTTTTCTGCTTCTTCGGACGAAAATGTTATTGTTCCTGGGCAGGATGGTGTTCTTGAAAAAGTCAATAATTTTCTGACTTTTTCTTCTTCAGAGATTATGTCTCCTAATGATCATATTACTGAAGAACAGATTCGTGTCTATGATGATCGTGTTGTGCTTGACGTTGATGACCCTGTTTGGAGCAGTTTTACAGACACGAATTCCATGGATCCTTTGCTTGATGTTGGCGCGAATGGGATTGAAATTAAACCAGATTCTGAAGAGGACATTCATGTTGGTGATGTGATCAGCTATAGGTCTGGAAATGGGGTCGTGATTCATCGCGTTATCGCGATTGAGAACGATGAATTTGGTGTTTATTATGTGGTGAAAGGTGACAATAATCCAATTCCTGACAAAGAAAAAGTTCGCTTTGACGATGTGCAGGGAATATTGGTTGCAGTGGTGTATTAA
- a CDS encoding transposase, which translates to RGEEAKDIKKSARKKARRWVVERTHSWFNRFRGLLIRWSKRPDAYIGLLHLACGIITWRSI; encoded by the coding sequence CGTGGAGAAGAGGCGAAAGATATCAAAAAATCTGCAAGAAAAAAAGCACGTAGATGGGTTGTTGAACGTACACATAGTTGGTTCAACCGATTTAGAGGGTTATTGATTCGTTGGTCTAAAAGACCAGATGCTTACATAGGCTTATTGCATCTCGCATGTGGAATAATTACATGGAGGTCAATCTAA